In Pedobacter sp. SL55, the following proteins share a genomic window:
- a CDS encoding aldose epimerase family protein, which yields MKANQINTGILVDEKEVIAVELSNNKGTYVKLFNYGTIINKFIVKNAKGEAQDIVLGFDDFEGYISEDYLANYPYFGAVVGRYANRIKNGEFEVDGITYQVPQNNGNDCLHGGNTGFDKKVWDIIELTQEPNPSVTFHYYSEDGEEGFPGDLAVQLRFTLTETNELILTYQADTDEATPINLTHHSYFNLSANGGHIGAHHHQMNASNWLEQDDNFVVTGKLIPVDGSHHDFRKGKTFAEGWDEENGYDQTYVLDKTYGDLTLASKTSDRESGLTLTVYTTEPVAHLYTAKHLNVKGGKNGKNYGEFSAFCVETQHAPNSINIEEFPTTVLEPEEIYHQTTIYKVEVK from the coding sequence ATGAAAGCAAACCAAATAAATACAGGCATATTAGTAGATGAAAAAGAAGTAATTGCTGTAGAACTTAGCAACAATAAAGGCACTTACGTAAAGCTGTTCAATTACGGCACCATCATCAATAAATTTATAGTTAAAAATGCCAAGGGCGAAGCCCAAGATATTGTTTTAGGTTTTGATGATTTTGAGGGCTATATCAGTGAAGATTACCTAGCAAATTACCCTTATTTTGGTGCCGTTGTGGGCAGGTATGCCAACAGAATTAAAAATGGCGAGTTTGAAGTTGATGGAATTACCTACCAAGTACCGCAAAACAATGGAAACGATTGTTTGCATGGTGGCAACACAGGCTTCGACAAGAAAGTTTGGGACATTATTGAGCTAACGCAAGAACCAAATCCGTCGGTTACTTTCCATTACTATAGTGAGGATGGCGAAGAAGGATTTCCAGGAGATTTGGCAGTGCAGCTACGGTTTACACTTACCGAAACCAACGAATTAATTTTGACCTACCAAGCAGATACTGATGAAGCTACACCTATAAACCTCACCCACCACAGCTATTTCAATTTGTCGGCAAATGGTGGCCATATTGGTGCGCACCACCACCAGATGAATGCCTCGAATTGGCTAGAACAAGACGACAATTTTGTAGTTACTGGAAAATTAATTCCTGTAGATGGTTCGCATCATGATTTTAGAAAGGGTAAAACTTTTGCCGAAGGTTGGGACGAAGAAAATGGTTACGACCAGACCTATGTTTTAGACAAAACTTATGGAGATTTAACCTTAGCTAGCAAAACTTCAGATCGTGAAAGTGGCTTGACCCTAACGGTTTACACTACCGAACCAGTGGCACATTTGTACACCGCAAAGCACCTGAATGTTAAAGGTGGAAAAAACGGCAAAAATTATGGAGAGTTTAGTGCTTTTTGTGTAGAAACACAACATGCGCCAAATTCGATCAACATCGAAGAATTTCCTACAACAGTTTTAGAGCCCGAAGAAATTTATCATCAAACTACGATATATAAAGTAGAGGTTAAATAA
- the rpsO gene encoding 30S ribosomal protein S15 → MYLSTEKKAEIFKQHGEVATNTGSAEGQVALFTYRIAHLTEHLKKNRKDFSTQLALQKLVGKRRGILAYLYKKDINRYRAIIKALSLRDIIKSV, encoded by the coding sequence ATGTATTTAAGTACAGAAAAGAAAGCCGAAATTTTTAAACAACACGGCGAAGTTGCAACCAACACTGGTTCTGCAGAAGGTCAAGTAGCATTGTTTACTTACCGTATTGCTCACTTAACAGAGCACTTGAAAAAAAATCGTAAAGATTTTTCTACTCAGTTAGCGCTACAAAAATTAGTGGGTAAACGTCGTGGAATTTTAGCTTATCTTTACAAAAAAGATATTAACCGTTACCGTGCTATCATCAAAGCTTTATCGCTTAGAGATATCATCAAATCGGTGTAA
- a CDS encoding autotransporter outer membrane beta-barrel domain-containing protein, with the protein MRIFTIVLAVTTLLPIVLKAQTRTDKLYTISGIGTSVPVGKTADVFGRKISTTLGLNYGLSNGGLFLYPKVSLHALSYRAKTPDAGFAYTAQVGRATTYLLNVGLGYRKMVGKFAFYGFAGAGGGYILTPRVRVDNAALQVEMSNQSHFMPIAEGGAGVEFSLGGLAIFTEASYMNGFEQIQARNFTTVPLTIGIKPNLSKLFNK; encoded by the coding sequence ATGCGCATATTTACCATTGTTTTGGCGGTTACCACGTTACTCCCTATAGTTTTAAAAGCACAAACTCGTACGGATAAATTGTATACGATTAGTGGCATTGGCACTTCGGTTCCCGTTGGAAAAACTGCGGATGTTTTTGGGCGAAAGATATCTACCACACTAGGCCTAAATTATGGTTTGAGCAATGGTGGTTTGTTTCTTTATCCGAAAGTAAGTTTGCATGCGCTTTCTTATCGAGCTAAAACTCCCGATGCCGGATTTGCTTATACCGCACAGGTGGGAAGAGCAACCACTTATTTACTAAATGTAGGTTTGGGTTACCGTAAAATGGTTGGTAAATTCGCATTTTATGGGTTTGCTGGCGCAGGTGGCGGCTACATTTTAACGCCTAGAGTTAGGGTAGATAATGCGGCTTTACAAGTAGAAATGAGTAATCAAAGTCATTTTATGCCCATTGCAGAAGGTGGCGCAGGTGTTGAATTTAGCTTAGGTGGATTGGCGATATTTACAGAAGCTAGTTACATGAACGGTTTTGAGCAAATACAGGCCAGAAATTTTACTACAGTACCGCTAACCATCGGCATTAAGCCCAACCTAAGTAAGTTGTTTAACAAGTAA
- a CDS encoding RNA methyltransferase, with product MKKLKLDELNRVDIEGFKAQEKLPVVIMLDNVRSMHNVGSVFRTADGFSVEKVVLCGITAQPPHREIEKTALGATQSVAWEHIDDTLVAINKYRQLGYQIIAIEQAQNSVMLNKNKPTLSEKYVLIFGNEVNGVSDEAMQQIDKCIEIPQFGTKHSFNIVISAGIVLWDFFAKMKL from the coding sequence ATGAAAAAACTAAAATTAGACGAGCTTAACAGAGTTGATATAGAGGGGTTTAAAGCACAGGAGAAATTGCCAGTGGTTATTATGCTCGATAATGTGAGAAGTATGCATAATGTAGGTTCTGTTTTTAGAACTGCAGATGGGTTTTCTGTTGAAAAAGTGGTGCTATGCGGCATCACGGCGCAGCCTCCGCATCGTGAGATTGAGAAAACTGCATTAGGCGCAACCCAATCTGTAGCCTGGGAACATATAGACGATACATTAGTTGCGATAAATAAGTATAGGCAATTGGGCTATCAAATTATTGCCATAGAGCAGGCCCAAAACAGTGTAATGCTGAACAAAAATAAGCCTACATTAAGCGAAAAGTATGTATTGATATTTGGTAACGAAGTAAATGGCGTAAGCGACGAAGCGATGCAGCAAATAGATAAATGTATCGAAATTCCACAATTTGGTACCAAGCATTCTTTCAATATTGTGATATCTGCAGGTATTGTGCTTTGGGATTTTTTCGCTAAAATGAAATTATAA
- a CDS encoding IMPACT family protein: MLFSDTYQTITQASEGVFRDKGSKFIAYAYPIKSETEVKELTAKLRAEHSKARHFCWALRLTPDRAVHKFNDDGEPSGTAGRPILNALLSADVTNILVVVVRYFGGTLLGVPGLINAYKTATVEALSAAEIVTKTVNDVYELEFDYLLMNDVMRVVKEEQLNILNQNFDTHCKLTFEVRKANLNSILSKLDKIEGLKNVYLGTV; encoded by the coding sequence ATGCTGTTTAGCGATACGTACCAAACAATAACACAAGCAAGTGAAGGGGTTTTTAGGGATAAAGGCAGTAAGTTTATCGCTTACGCTTATCCAATAAAAAGTGAAACAGAAGTGAAGGAGTTAACGGCCAAACTAAGAGCAGAACATAGCAAAGCCAGACATTTTTGTTGGGCCTTGCGTTTAACCCCAGATAGGGCGGTGCATAAATTTAATGATGATGGCGAACCTTCTGGAACCGCAGGTAGACCCATTTTAAATGCATTATTATCAGCCGATGTAACCAATATCTTAGTAGTGGTAGTACGGTATTTTGGTGGCACATTGTTGGGTGTGCCTGGATTAATTAATGCGTACAAAACAGCTACTGTAGAAGCACTAAGTGCAGCAGAAATTGTAACCAAAACGGTAAATGATGTTTACGAATTGGAGTTCGATTATTTATTGATGAACGATGTGATGCGTGTGGTAAAAGAAGAACAACTGAACATCTTAAATCAGAATTTTGATACCCATTGTAAACTAACTTTCGAAGTAAGAAAAGCAAACCTTAATAGCATTTTAAGTAAGTTAGATAAAATTGAAGGCTTGAAAAATGTATATTTAGGAACAGTTTAG
- a CDS encoding nucleoside phosphorylase: MKLSEADLIINPDGSIYHLNLLPEDIADTVITVGDLDRVPEVSKHFDRIELKKGKREFITHTGYIGSKRVTVISTGIGTDNIDIVFNELDALVNIDFETRTVKKHLKSLNVIRIGTSGAVQPDITMGTVLASSYGLGFDALMHYYEQELSSEEQALLVDINSHFTGLEGIKPYLTKADESLMHQFAFDMPTGITATAPGFYAPQGRQVRAKNAVANFIGQLNSFKSANNRITNLEMETAGIYALAKTLGHKALSINAILASRVKFEFSSNPNAIVEKAIKTILERI; encoded by the coding sequence ATGAAATTATCAGAAGCTGATTTAATTATTAATCCAGACGGAAGTATTTACCATTTGAATTTACTGCCAGAAGATATTGCAGATACGGTGATTACCGTTGGCGATTTGGACCGTGTGCCAGAAGTAAGCAAACATTTTGATCGCATTGAGCTTAAAAAAGGTAAACGAGAGTTTATTACGCATACGGGATATATTGGTAGTAAACGAGTTACCGTAATCTCTACCGGCATTGGTACAGATAATATCGATATCGTTTTTAACGAGTTAGATGCGCTGGTAAATATCGATTTTGAAACTAGAACCGTTAAAAAACATCTAAAATCGCTCAATGTCATTAGAATTGGTACTTCTGGTGCTGTGCAGCCAGATATTACAATGGGAACTGTGCTGGCATCGTCTTATGGTTTAGGTTTTGATGCCTTGATGCATTATTATGAACAAGAACTGAGCTCAGAAGAGCAAGCGTTGCTGGTTGATATCAATTCTCATTTTACAGGTTTAGAAGGTATTAAGCCTTATTTAACTAAGGCAGACGAAAGTTTAATGCATCAATTTGCCTTTGATATGCCGACCGGAATTACTGCTACCGCACCAGGTTTTTATGCGCCGCAAGGTAGGCAAGTAAGAGCAAAAAATGCAGTAGCGAATTTTATTGGTCAATTGAATAGCTTTAAAAGTGCTAACAACCGTATTACCAATTTAGAAATGGAAACGGCAGGCATTTATGCCTTAGCAAAAACGCTTGGTCATAAAGCGTTATCAATTAATGCAATTTTGGCCAGTAGGGTAAAATTTGAGTTTAGCAGTAACCCAAATGCCATTGTAGAAAAAGCGATTAAAACCATATTGGAGCGAATTTAA
- the ribD gene encoding bifunctional diaminohydroxyphosphoribosylaminopyrimidine deaminase/5-amino-6-(5-phosphoribosylamino)uracil reductase RibD, which translates to MEHEFYMQRCLELAVKGSGNVSPNPMVGCVIVCEDRIIGEGYHQKIGEAHAEVNAVKDVFEKYGDKAAELLKNATAYVSLEPCAHFGKTPPCADLLIKHQIKKVVIGNADPFESVNGKGIEKLKNAGIEVVSGILDDKCKLVNRRFFTRIKAHRPYFILKWAQTADGFFAPTDQAQQWISGVEAKVLTHQWRSEEDAILVGKNTVLADNPQLNTREVMGKSPIRLIIDKNLAIPSNYHIFNDAAKTIVFNEVKTEVVNNIHYVQMEDMHFYLPQKIAYQLYLMDIQSVIIEGGANILTQFIAANLWDEARIFTSKAIWGEDVKAPIINGRITEEISVGCDKLQVLMH; encoded by the coding sequence ATGGAACACGAGTTTTACATGCAACGCTGTTTAGAATTAGCAGTGAAAGGTTCGGGAAATGTAAGTCCAAACCCAATGGTGGGCTGTGTAATTGTATGTGAAGATCGTATTATTGGCGAAGGTTACCATCAAAAAATTGGCGAGGCACACGCAGAAGTGAATGCGGTTAAGGATGTATTTGAAAAATATGGCGATAAAGCAGCAGAATTACTTAAAAATGCTACCGCTTATGTTAGCCTAGAACCTTGTGCTCACTTTGGTAAAACGCCTCCTTGTGCCGATCTGCTTATCAAGCATCAAATTAAAAAGGTGGTTATTGGCAATGCCGATCCTTTCGAAAGTGTAAATGGAAAAGGTATTGAAAAACTGAAAAATGCGGGTATAGAAGTGGTTTCGGGTATTTTAGATGATAAATGTAAGTTGGTAAACAGACGGTTCTTTACCCGTATTAAAGCGCATAGACCTTATTTTATCTTGAAGTGGGCGCAAACTGCTGATGGCTTTTTTGCTCCGACAGACCAAGCGCAACAATGGATTTCTGGAGTAGAAGCGAAAGTGCTAACCCACCAATGGCGTAGTGAAGAAGATGCAATTTTAGTAGGTAAAAATACCGTATTGGCCGATAATCCTCAGCTGAATACCAGAGAAGTGATGGGCAAAAGCCCTATCCGATTGATTATTGATAAGAATTTAGCTATTCCATCAAATTATCACATTTTTAATGATGCCGCCAAAACCATTGTTTTTAATGAAGTAAAAACAGAGGTAGTTAATAACATCCACTATGTGCAAATGGAAGATATGCACTTTTATTTGCCGCAAAAAATAGCTTATCAGCTTTATTTAATGGATATCCAATCGGTAATTATAGAAGGTGGTGCTAATATCTTAACTCAGTTTATAGCTGCTAATTTATGGGACGAAGCCCGTATATTTACCAGCAAAGCAATTTGGGGAGAAGACGTTAAGGCCCCTATAATTAACGGCAGAATTACGGAAGAAATTTCTGTTGGATGTGACAAATTGCAGGTTTTAATGCATTAA
- a CDS encoding galactokinase, whose product MKDQINELFQQKYGKPHEASYFAPGRVNLIGEHIDYNGGLVMPCAITAGTWLFLAPNNDAVIRLASANFEAYTEMPLQKSYSKVGSEWYNYPLGVINELQNEDWQCSGLDLLFYGNIPIGAGLSSSASIEVLTAYALNDFFKLGIDLLSMVKLSKKVENDFIGLNSGIMDQFAVAFGEPNKAILLNCDTLKHKLVDCDLGDYSLAIINTNKHRELADSKYNERVEECQQALEELRKEININYLCELNAEKFALHSYLIKNDTVLKRATHVVKENDRVQAASKALNEGNLTEFGRLMYASHQSLKELYEVSGKELDTIVDFCADYADVIGARMTGAGFGGCAIALLKKGSEVDFAKQLSAVYFNEIGYHATIYVEDIGGGPKGFDD is encoded by the coding sequence ATGAAAGACCAAATCAACGAACTATTTCAACAAAAATATGGTAAGCCACACGAGGCCAGTTATTTTGCACCCGGCCGTGTAAATTTAATTGGCGAGCATATTGATTATAACGGAGGTTTGGTAATGCCTTGTGCTATTACTGCTGGTACTTGGTTGTTTTTAGCACCTAATAATGATGCGGTAATTAGATTGGCGAGCGCAAATTTTGAGGCTTATACCGAAATGCCCTTGCAAAAAAGTTATTCAAAAGTTGGTTCCGAATGGTATAATTATCCGTTAGGTGTAATTAACGAGCTACAAAATGAAGATTGGCAGTGCAGCGGATTAGATTTGCTTTTCTACGGAAACATTCCAATTGGCGCTGGCTTGTCATCGTCTGCATCTATTGAGGTGTTAACGGCCTATGCACTAAACGATTTTTTTAAGCTAGGTATAGATTTATTGTCTATGGTTAAACTTTCAAAAAAAGTGGAAAACGATTTTATCGGCTTAAATTCTGGTATCATGGATCAGTTTGCCGTGGCTTTTGGAGAACCTAATAAAGCGATTTTATTAAATTGCGATACACTGAAACATAAGCTGGTAGATTGTGATTTGGGCGATTATTCGCTAGCCATTATCAATACCAATAAACATAGAGAGCTAGCAGATTCTAAATACAATGAAAGGGTAGAAGAGTGCCAGCAAGCACTAGAAGAATTGCGTAAAGAAATAAACATCAATTATTTATGTGAGTTAAATGCAGAGAAATTTGCGCTCCATAGTTATCTCATTAAAAACGATACTGTGCTAAAAAGAGCCACACACGTAGTTAAAGAGAACGATAGGGTACAGGCGGCATCAAAAGCGCTAAACGAAGGCAACTTAACAGAGTTTGGTAGGTTAATGTACGCTTCGCATCAATCTTTAAAAGAATTATACGAAGTTAGTGGTAAAGAATTGGATACTATTGTAGATTTTTGTGCAGATTATGCTGATGTAATTGGTGCCCGTATGACGGGTGCTGGTTTTGGTGGTTGTGCCATCGCTTTGCTTAAAAAAGGTAGCGAGGTAGATTTTGCCAAGCAACTTTCGGCAGTATATTTCAATGAAATTGGATACCATGCCACCATTTATGTAGAAGATATTGGCGGCGGGCCAAAAGGGTTTGATGATTAG
- the hemF gene encoding oxygen-dependent coproporphyrinogen oxidase, which translates to MMFKDKVAEAYKQIQDRICNGLEFADGKAVFEEELWEREGGGGGRTRVLQHGNVIEKGGVNFSAVYGKLPEAVKKSFKVENDEFFATGVSIVLHPENPFVPIIHMNIRYFEMDEQTRWFGGGIDLTPHYVIPTDVRFFHYHLKQACDEFKAEFYPRFKALADDYFFIKHRNETRGVGGIFYDRLKPENTALSYEQILDFSLAVGNTFLPVYTELIDRNKDKEYTDLHKEWQYLRRSRYAEFNLVYDSGTKFGLETNGRIESILMSLPPTTKWNYNAQAKPGTEEEITTNFLKKGIDWV; encoded by the coding sequence ATCATGTTTAAGGATAAAGTTGCTGAGGCGTATAAGCAGATACAGGATCGTATTTGCAATGGCTTGGAGTTTGCAGATGGAAAAGCTGTTTTTGAAGAGGAGTTATGGGAACGTGAAGGTGGTGGAGGTGGAAGAACAAGAGTGCTACAGCATGGTAATGTAATAGAAAAAGGCGGCGTAAATTTTTCTGCGGTGTATGGTAAGCTACCAGAAGCCGTAAAAAAATCTTTTAAAGTAGAGAACGATGAGTTTTTCGCAACTGGCGTATCTATCGTTTTACACCCAGAAAATCCGTTTGTGCCAATTATCCACATGAATATCCGTTATTTCGAGATGGATGAACAAACCCGTTGGTTTGGTGGCGGTATAGATTTAACACCACATTATGTAATTCCAACTGATGTTAGGTTTTTTCATTATCATTTAAAGCAGGCTTGCGATGAGTTTAAAGCAGAGTTTTATCCTCGTTTTAAAGCTTTGGCTGATGATTATTTTTTCATCAAACACCGTAACGAAACTAGGGGAGTGGGTGGTATTTTCTACGACCGCTTAAAACCTGAAAACACAGCATTAAGTTACGAGCAAATATTAGATTTTTCACTAGCGGTAGGTAATACCTTTTTACCTGTTTACACCGAATTGATTGACAGAAATAAAGATAAGGAATATACCGATTTGCATAAGGAATGGCAATATTTACGCAGAAGTAGATATGCCGAATTCAATTTAGTTTACGACTCGGGTACAAAGTTCGGCTTAGAAACTAACGGACGTATTGAAAGTATTTTGATGAGCCTACCGCCAACCACCAAATGGAACTACAATGCGCAGGCTAAGCCGGGCACCGAAGAAGAAATTACCACCAATTTTTTGAAAAAAGGCATAGATTGGGTTTAA
- a CDS encoding EamA/RhaT family transporter: protein MVYLVFSVICSVTVGVLFKLARRYQINLVQAITWNYLFAIVLSLICFKPDFSSLSATNISPIYLALGILMPCIFIILGRSVRNAGLARTDIAQRLSLFISLSAAYFLFKENFDRYKEVGIVFGFAAIIFTMYRKSDRVSSKRSWLYLLLVFIGFGAVDVMFKMVSQITVIPYTTSLFIIYCIAFVLSILYLLYLVWRKKTKLQLVNFFCGCILGIFNFGNILFYLRAHKEMADNPSTVFAAMNMGVIISGTLIGIFIFRERLSRWNYIGLALALVSIILITLSKIYAV, encoded by the coding sequence ATGGTTTATTTGGTATTTAGTGTCATTTGTAGTGTAACTGTTGGCGTTTTGTTTAAGCTGGCTAGGCGTTACCAAATTAACCTTGTACAGGCTATCACGTGGAATTATCTTTTTGCTATTGTATTAAGTTTAATCTGTTTTAAGCCAGATTTTTCTAGTCTTAGCGCAACTAACATTTCTCCAATTTATTTGGCGTTGGGCATTTTAATGCCATGCATTTTTATCATTTTGGGCAGGTCGGTACGCAATGCTGGCTTAGCTAGAACAGATATTGCACAGCGTTTATCTCTTTTTATTTCCCTAAGTGCGGCTTACTTTTTATTCAAAGAAAATTTCGATAGATATAAAGAAGTAGGAATTGTTTTCGGTTTTGCTGCCATCATTTTTACCATGTACAGAAAAAGCGATAGGGTATCTAGCAAAAGAAGTTGGTTATATCTATTGTTGGTTTTTATTGGTTTCGGAGCGGTAGATGTAATGTTTAAAATGGTAAGCCAAATTACTGTAATTCCTTACACTACTTCTTTGTTTATCATCTACTGTATTGCTTTTGTACTGTCTATACTTTACCTGCTTTATTTGGTGTGGCGCAAAAAGACCAAACTGCAATTGGTTAATTTTTTCTGCGGTTGTATCTTGGGCATTTTCAATTTTGGTAATATTCTTTTTTATCTCAGGGCGCATAAAGAAATGGCCGATAACCCGTCAACGGTATTTGCGGCAATGAATATGGGCGTAATTATTAGCGGAACATTGATCGGTATTTTTATTTTTAGAGAGCGTTTAAGCCGTTGGAACTACATTGGTTTAGCATTGGCGCTCGTTTCGATTATACTCATCACACTATCAAAAATTTATGCTGTTTAG
- a CDS encoding sigma-54-dependent transcriptional regulator yields the protein MAKLLIIDDERAIRSTLREILEYENYEVDDVDNGIDGLEMIKKNDYNLVLCDIKMNKMDGMEVLETALGIKPDLPFIMISGHGTVETAVEASKKGAFDFISKPPDLNRLLITVRNGLDRGSLVTETKVLKRKVSKTRDILGNSETIGKIKETIDRVAPTEARVLITGANGSGKELVARWLHEKSNRADNQLIEVNCAAIPSELIESELFGHEKGSFTSAVKQRIGKFELANGGTLFLDEIGDMSMSAQAKVLRALQEHKITRVGGEKEIDVNVRIVAATNKDLLKEIEEGNFRMDLYHRLNVINIHVPHLTERTDDIPVIAQSFLEEICGEYGMPAKKITDGAMEALKRLPWTGNVRELRNMIERLIILSDKTITEQDVVAFANPGGGTNVGAVTQGNNSQGGGSFNYDGFSNFQEYKDFAEKEYIKFKLEKNNWNVSKTADDIDIQRSHLYSKIEKFGLKRAE from the coding sequence ATGGCAAAACTGCTAATCATTGATGATGAAAGAGCGATACGAAGTACGCTTAGAGAAATACTTGAATACGAAAACTATGAAGTTGATGATGTAGATAACGGCATCGACGGACTGGAAATGATCAAAAAGAATGATTACAATTTGGTTCTTTGCGACATTAAAATGAATAAGATGGATGGCATGGAAGTGTTGGAAACGGCACTTGGCATTAAGCCAGACCTTCCATTTATCATGATTTCTGGTCATGGCACCGTAGAAACAGCTGTTGAAGCCAGTAAAAAAGGTGCATTTGACTTTATCTCTAAACCACCTGATTTAAACCGCCTATTAATTACCGTACGTAACGGTTTAGACCGTGGCTCGTTAGTTACCGAAACCAAGGTATTAAAACGAAAAGTCTCAAAAACTCGTGACATCTTAGGTAATTCTGAAACCATTGGAAAAATTAAGGAAACCATTGATAGAGTGGCCCCTACCGAAGCAAGAGTTTTAATTACGGGGGCAAACGGTAGCGGTAAAGAGCTGGTAGCTCGTTGGTTGCACGAAAAATCTAACCGTGCAGATAACCAACTGATAGAAGTAAATTGTGCTGCCATTCCATCAGAACTGATAGAAAGCGAATTATTTGGCCACGAAAAAGGTTCATTTACTTCGGCTGTAAAACAACGTATTGGTAAATTCGAGTTAGCTAATGGTGGCACTTTGTTCTTAGATGAAATTGGCGATATGAGCATGTCGGCACAAGCAAAAGTGTTACGTGCCTTACAAGAGCATAAAATTACCCGTGTTGGTGGCGAAAAAGAAATTGATGTAAACGTTAGAATTGTAGCGGCAACCAATAAAGATCTTTTGAAAGAAATTGAAGAAGGAAACTTTAGGATGGACTTGTACCACCGTTTAAACGTGATCAACATTCATGTGCCGCATTTAACCGAACGTACGGATGATATCCCAGTAATTGCACAAAGCTTTTTAGAAGAAATTTGTGGCGAATACGGAATGCCTGCAAAGAAAATTACCGATGGTGCAATGGAGGCTTTGAAAAGATTGCCTTGGACTGGTAACGTTCGTGAATTACGCAACATGATTGAGCGTTTAATTATATTGAGCGATAAAACCATTACCGAGCAAGACGTGGTAGCTTTTGCAAATCCGGGTGGAGGAACCAACGTTGGCGCAGTTACTCAAGGCAACAACAGCCAAGGTGGCGGCAGTTTCAATTATGATGGTTTTAGCAATTTCCAAGAGTACAAAGATTTTGCAGAAAAAGAATATATCAAGTTTAAGCTAGAAAAGAACAACTGGAACGTTTCTAAAACTGCAGACGATATCGATATTCAACGAAGTCATTTGTACAGTAAAATTGAAAAATTTGGTTTAAAAAGAGCTGAATAA
- a CDS encoding YdeI/OmpD-associated family protein codes for MENKLLKKLQIKSGFKVSVINAPEKAAVIFGDIPNAVELTYQMQPNYDAYLVFAITKANLFEALDLIKPFIKDKTVAWIFYPKAKTSLAADLNLMQSWDDLVRYQLAPSGAAAINEIWTGIRVKLASSQKKSGVGNAEIRNNEYGKYIDVANKVVILPDDLKTALTVHPTALAYYEQLAYSHRKEYILWIISAKQEKTRIDRMTKMIEKLLAKRKNPSEK; via the coding sequence ATGGAAAATAAATTGCTGAAAAAGCTGCAAATTAAGTCTGGTTTTAAGGTAAGCGTAATAAATGCTCCAGAAAAAGCAGCCGTTATTTTTGGCGATATTCCTAATGCAGTTGAGCTTACTTACCAAATGCAGCCCAATTACGATGCTTATTTGGTTTTTGCCATTACCAAAGCAAATTTGTTTGAGGCTTTAGATCTCATTAAGCCATTTATAAAGGATAAAACCGTTGCTTGGATTTTCTATCCAAAAGCTAAAACTTCGCTGGCTGCAGATTTGAATTTAATGCAGTCGTGGGATGATTTAGTTCGGTACCAACTTGCACCATCTGGTGCTGCGGCAATTAACGAAATATGGACGGGCATCCGTGTCAAATTAGCCTCAAGCCAGAAAAAATCGGGTGTAGGAAATGCGGAAATTAGAAATAACGAATACGGTAAATACATTGACGTGGCTAACAAAGTAGTGATACTTCCAGATGATCTGAAAACAGCGTTAACTGTGCATCCTACTGCTTTGGCTTACTATGAGCAGCTTGCCTATTCGCACAGAAAAGAATACATTTTGTGGATTATTAGCGCAAAACAAGAAAAAACCAGAATAGATAGGATGACGAAGATGATAGAGAAGTTGTTGGCTAAGAGAAAAAATCCTTCAGAAAAGTAA